The genomic window TGGCGCCTTTGCGGACTTTGGAGATCAGTTTCTGCTGTGGGTAGAAGTAGTTGGTCAGCCTGGAGTGCAACTGCCAGATCTCGTTGAGTAGCAACAGTTCTGCTGCGGTGTCGTAGCGGTGGTAGCCGACCACGGTGCGCACCACCGCCCAGTTCTTTTGCTCGACGTGACAGCCGTCGTTTTTGTTGCCCGGCCGCGCCCGGGTGAAGGTGATCTGGCGGCCTTGGCACCATCCCAGCAGGTGGTCGTTGATGAATTCTGATCCGTTGTCGGAGTCCACCCCCAGGATCGGGAACGGCATTTTGTGGGTGATGTCATTGAGCGCTGCCAGTACGCATTTGGCGGTCTTGTCGGGCACTGAGCGGTTCTCGGTCCAGCCTGTGGCGATGTCGGTGACGGTCAAGGTGAATGCATGGCCTCCGCCGCGGTTGCCGCCGTCGTGCCAGACCAGGTCGATTTCGACGAACCCGGGTCGAGCGTCGTCCCAGTCGGCCCAGGTGCGCACTGGGATCTGGCTTTTGAGCAGCGATCCCGGCTTGGTACCACAGCGTCCCCGCTGGTATTTGGCTCGCTGATCGGCCAGACGGCGATCGATGGTGGCCGCCGACATCGACACCAGCAGTTCGGCGGTGCCCTCGTCGAGGGTCAGCTCGCCGAAATGGCGCAGCACTGCCACCAGTTCACTGAGCATCGGCGCGAGCCGTTTGCCGGCCGGCATCCCCAGCACCCTCCAACAGACCGTCAAAGCCGCGATGACCTCAGGCCCGTACTTCACCGGACGCGGACTGCGCGGGGCAACGATCCTGGGCCGCAGGGCGGCTGCGAGCGCCTTGCGCGCGTGGTTTCGGTGCCACCCCGTATTGGCGGACAACTCGTCAAGAATCCGACTCTTAGCGCCCTTGCTCGCCAGCTGGTAGCGGGTCGCGGCCGCTTCGGTGATTGCTCTGCGCTGCGCCAACGTCAACCTCATCCACTGGGCCTACGCGCGCATTTTCCATGAGGCAACGAACCACCCTTTCGCGCGCATTTCTGACGAGTCAACGCGGTCGGAGGGTGCAACTAGAATCGAAAGTATATTCGATGAAGTGGCTACGGTAGGTCCGGAGACATTGGTGGCTGCGGTCGCATCGACATATCGGCAGGAATCGGTGTTGGTGGCACAGCGGATGGCGGCAATAGCAGGTTTGTTGCGGTATCGCTCGGACGCCACCGAGCGAGCCGCCGAGCGCGGCGACTATGCCAGGATCGGAGCCTTCGAGCACACCGCGGCCGAGGTGGCCGCGGTGATGAACCTGTCGCCGGTGGCGGCAAGCTATGTGGTGAGCGATGCCGAGGCGCTCGACACCCGGTTGCCCAAGATCCGCGCGTTACTGGCGCAAGGCCGTACCGACTGGCGCACAGTGCGATTGATCATCAGCAGGACCGATCTGCTGACCGATGAGAAGGTCATGGCGGCGGTCGATGAGTCGCTCGTTGCCCAGATCGCCTCCTGGCGCGGGTGGTCCAAGCGGCGCATCCTCAATGCGGTCGATGCCACGGTGCGCATGCTGGATCCAGATGCCGCCCAGGAACGCCGGGAGACTGCAGATCAAGACCGCCATATCGGGATCACCGCCGCGGATGACGGGATGGCCGAAGTGTATGGGCGGGTAGCCGCGGCGGCGGCCACGGCGTTTGATCGGCGATTGTCGCAATTAGCCACCCTGGTGTGTGGTGCCGATCCCCGCACACTGGATCAGCGTCGCGCGGATGCGTTGGCAGCCTTGGCGGAAGGTCGCGCTTTGCCCTGTGCGTGTGGTCAATCGAATTGCCCGGCAAAGGCGAGCGACACGGCCGAGGCGGCCGGAGTACGGGTAGTGATCAATGTGGTGGCCACCGATGAGACCCTGCTTGGCGACAGCGAACGACCCGGGTACCTCGAGGGTTACGGAATTATCGATGCAGAACAAGTACGTCAGTTGGCGGCCACGGCATCGCTGCATGCGGTGGATTCGTTGACCAGTGCGGCGGAAGCGTTGCGGTACCAGCCCTCGGCCGCCTTGGAACGCGCAGTCCGGTGCCGGGACCTGACGTGCCGGTTCCCCGGATGTGGCCGCCCTGCTGTCATCTGCGACCTCGACCATACGGTGCCGTTCAACCACCAAGACCCCACCGCGGGAGGGCGCACGGTATTCGAGAATCTGAAATGCCTGTGCCGGTTGCATCACCTGATATCCGTAGTACATTTTAAGGATGCGCCAAGCTACCGCCATCTACACCCGTATCAGCCTGGACCGTTCCGGCCAACGCCACGGCGTGACCAGGCAACTCGAGGACTGCACCGCACTGGCCGAACGCCTCGGCTGGAACGTGGTGGCCCGCTTCGACGACAACGACCTATCCGCCTATAACGGCAAGACGCGGCCGCAGTTCGAGGCGCTGCTGGATGCGATGAAGCGCGGCGAGATCGACTCGCTGATCTGTTGGCACCCCGACCGCCTCTACCGGCGTCTTGCTGACCTGGTGCGGTTGCTGGACGTGGCCGCCGGGGTGGAGATTCGCACCGTCAACGGCGGCGACATGGACCTCTCCAACGCCACCGGGCGCATGCTGGCCACCATCATCGGCAGCGTGTCGACGCAGGAGTCCGAGCACAAGGGTGAGCGGCAGCGGGCCGCGGCCAAGCAGTTAGCCGCGAGCGGCGCACCGAAGTGGCGGCGCGCCTTCGGCTACATCGGTGACACCTACCAACCCGATCCTGCGGTGGCGCCGCTGGTGCGTGAGGCGTACGCGGCGGTCCTTGCCGGGGCCTCTCTCGGCGACGTGTGCCGGATGTGGAACGACGCGGGCGCGCTGACGCAGCGCTGGGTGAAGCCCAAGAACGCCGACGGCCAAACGATCCGCGACGCGCAGCCCGTAGTGGAACGGCGCAAGTGGACGCAGCCGCAGGTCTCGAACTTTCTGCGCAAGCCCCGCAATGCCGGTTTGCGGGACCACAACGGTGTCGTCGTCGGCAAAGGCACGTGGCCAGCGCTGGTGGACGAGGACACGTGGCGCGCCGTCCAAGGCGTGCTGGAAGCGCCCGGACGGGCACCGGGCCGCAAGACGGTGCGCCGCCACCTGTTAACCGGCGTGCTGCAATGCGGCAAGGACGGTTGCGGCGGCTACCTGTCCGGGATGCAGACCCTCGACAAACGAATCACCTACGCGTGCAAGACGTGCCGCGGGGTGTCGGTGCGCGCTGAGCACGTTGAGCCGCTGGTCTACGGCGTCGTAGCGGGGCGGTTGGCGCAGCCGGACGCGGTGGACCTGTTGAAAGCCGAACTGCACGACACCACCGAAGCGGAGCGGCTACGCGGTGAGCGGGCGACGCTGCTGGCGCGCCTGGACGACATCGCCATCGAACGGGCCGACGGCCTGATCGACGGCAAGGGTTACCGCGCCATGACCGATCGCATTAACGAGCAGTTGGCCGGCATCGAGCGCCGCCAGCACGATCAGGAACGGTTGCGCGTATTCGACGGATTGCCGCTCGGGACACCAGAAGTCGCCGAGCGGGTCCGGGCGCTGTCCGCGGACCGCCTGCGCGCGGTCATCGACGTGTTGGTGGAGTTCGAAGTTGCCCCAGTTGGCAAGGGCGGCAAGGTGTTCAATCCCGAGAGAGTGAAGGTGAACTGGAAATGAGCGACGATGACGTACACCTTATCGAGGTTCATTGCGACGGCGCGCCGGGTGCGCCCCACACACGGCTGTACGTGGCGCGGATGGTGCGAACACTTCGCATGGACGACGCGCGCGGGTGGGCTGTTGCACGCGACGGCGGTCGTGGACACGGAGCCGACCAGAGCGGCCAAGGACGTGACCGGATTGATTTGAGGTGCGGTAATGGCGGTTGCCGCCTCAGCGCCCAGGTCGTCTTCGACGAAACCCGCGAGACCCGCGCGCACGCCCGCATGGTGGAGGCGCTCGATGCCTGGGCGGCTACAGGTCAGACGGAACTTCCTCTACATGCGATAGCTGGTATCGTTTCCCGTTAGCGCGGGTAACGCCGCCGGTCGGAAGCAATTGCCGATCAGCCGCTGACGCGTTGAAATCCCTCTCATCGGAGGGGCCACTTCTTGTGCCCCTTGGGAGTTCCCTCCGATGCCTGTGCCCACTTCGCCGCAATCGCGGTCCGCTCGCGCCAGGTTGGCGCAGTCTGCCCACGCCACTGGGCGAGATTCGGCCGAGACGACTGAGGCGCGGCGCGACTTCGCCGCAGCTCGCCTCGATGACTACATACGCGACACCCTTGCGAAGGCGCCGCCGCTCACAGATGCCCAGCGGACGAAACTTGCCCAGTTGCTGAAGCCAGCCCGCACCGCCGCGTTGGGTGGTGCGCAGGCGTGAATGAACGAAAAAGCCTCCCAGAACGGGCATTCGGGGAGGCTTCATCACAACAACTGCACACTGAGCGTACCGCCGGGACGCTGTTAGGCCGCAGCGCCGGAACAGCGCAGCGAGGTCGGCAATGAGTGCGGCGCTGATAGCGATTGCAGAGGCGTTGCGCAGCAACGGAAAACACGTCGTTGAGCGCGGTGATCAGCTTGCCGCGCAGTGCCCTGCTCACGACGACAGCAACCCGTCGCTGTCGATCAAGCAACGCCGTGACGGCACAGGTGTGGTGGTGTACTGCCACGCCGGTTGCGACCACCGGGACATTTTGGGCGCCATCGGGCTGACGGACCGCGACCTTTTCGACGAGCCGCGTATCCGTGCGGCGTACAACCCAAGCCGCACCTACACCTACACCGATGGACGGAAGGTGCACCGAAAGCCCGGCAAGAAATTCGCGCAATCCGGTAACACCAGCGGCCGCGCGTTATACGGCGTGGACAACATCGGTGCGCACGGCACCGTGTACGCCGTCGAGGGCGAGAAGGACGTCGAGGCCGCAAGGGCGGTAGGTGCAGTCGCGGTGTGCGGCGCAATGGGCGCCGGTAAAGCCCACAAGTTCGACTGGACGCCACTGCGCGACCATCCGGTCGTGATCGTCGCCGACCGCGACGAGCCCGGCCGCCGGCATGCCTACCAGGTAGCCGAGCAACTTCAAGGCATCGCCGCATCGGTGCGCATCGTGGAAGCCAGGGCTGGCAAGGATTTGGCGGACCACATCGCCGCCGGGTTGGGATTAGACGACCTCGTGGCAGTCGAAGAGGCCCGCAATGGTTTGCCGGTCGGCGACAGCGGGCAAGCGCACGGCATCCGGGACGCCGAGCAGGCCAAACATTCCGGGCAGGTGCGCATGGCGTACCTGTTGGCCGCGGCCTACGAGAACAAGCTGCTACACGTCCACGGCATCGGCTGGCATCAGTGGGACGGGCGACGGTGGGCAGCCGACGACACCGGGGCCGCCCACCGCGCCGTTCTCGATGTGCTGCGGCGAGCCTTGGCAGAGTCGCTGGGCGATAGGGAGTTGCGGGCGGACGTGCGCAAGTGCGAATCCGCTGCCGGGCTTGCAGGTGTGCTGGAGATCGCCGCTGCGCTAACGGTTTTCGCGGCCACCGTGCGCGACTTGGACGCCGACCCATATCTGCTGAACACCGCCAACGGCACACTTGATCTACGCACGCAGGAGCTTCGGCCGCACAACCCGGCCGACCGCATCACAAAGGTGTGCCGCGGCGCGTACCACCCCGAGGCGGCACAACCAGCAGTGTGGGAGGCGTTCCTGGCGCGGGTGCTACCCGATGGGGCTGTACGCGGATTCGTGCAGCGCCTGGCCGGGCTTGCGCTGCTGGGCGAGGTGCGTGAACACATCCTGCCCATCTTCACCGGCACCGGCCGCAACGGGAAAGGCACCCTGTACAAGGCGCTGTTGTACGCGCTGGACGATTACGGTCACGTGGCTGAACCGGATCTGTTCATGCACCGCGAAGGGGCGCATCCCACCGGCCAGATGGACCTTTTGGGGCGGCGCCTGATAGTGGTGTCGGAGTCTGACCGCGACCGCCGACTGGCCGAGGCCACCATGAAGCGGCTGACCGGGGGCGACCCCGTCACCGCCCGCCACATGCGCCGCAACTTCGTCACCTTTACCCCGTCGCACCTGCCGATCCTGGTCACCAACCACCTGCCGAAGGTGTCCGGTGACGACCCGGCCGTCTGGGCGCGTATCCGCGTGGTGCCGTTCGCCGTCTGCATCCCCAGCCACGACCAGGACACCGAACTGGACACAAAGCTGCACTGCGAAGCTGACGGCATTCTGTCCTGGGCTGTCGCGGGCCTTGCCGACTACCTTGCCTGGGGCCTTGACGAACCCGAACAGGTGCGCACGGCAACCGACGACTACCAGTCCGAGAGCGATGCGGCGCGCCGCTTCATAGCGGAAGAGTGCGTGACGACGAGTCCGGCGCTCAAGGCAACCACCGCGCAGCTTCACGAGGCCTTCGAGCGGTGGCGGGTGCGTGATGGCGCCGAGGCGATGTCGCAGCGGGCGTTCGGTTCAGCGCTAGACCGCCTTGGCTACCAGGCCGGGCGTCCTACCAACGGCAAACGATGGCGCACCGGAATTGCGGTGAAGGTGAGCGACGATGAAGGCGAATAGCACGCAAAGTACGCAATTGGGGGTTCACCAGTACGCGCGCGCCTATGTCGTCATACAGAAATTGCGTGCTTTGCGTACTGCCGCAGGTCAAAGGCCCGAGGGCGGCCAGCGCAGCGGCGAGCGTGTGCGGTGAGCATGCCCGGTGGCCGCTGGGTCAGCACGCAGGACTGGGCTCGCATCGTTGCCGTTGCGGGCTTGGCCGCGGGAGCGGAGCCCCGCGAGGTGGCCGCCGCCCTGGAGGGCCGTACTGGCCGTGGTGCGGCGCAGGCGGCGCGGGCGGCGCGCGCGGCAGCCATTCGTGCTTGCCGCGGCTGCGACCCGTCAGGGTGGCGTCTGGGCGCGGATGGAGTGCCGTTGGACCCGGCCGTGCGCTGCGGCCACAACGCCGCCGACCCGCCCGTCGCGCGCGATCCCAGCGAGCCGCTACACGAGCACCCCAATGCCGGTGCGGCATGCGGTTGACCGTCCACGGCGGCGACTACGCGGTTGCGGTGGTGCCCAAGCTCCGCACACGCCGCGTGAGCATCCGCGCGGGGCCGGTGATCCTGACGGTGTCACCGGCCGAAGCGTTCGCATTGGCCGATGCACTAGTCGAGGCAGCCGAAACACTCCGCAGCACAACCGTTCACGGCACAACACAGGAGGGAAAATGAGCGAGGTAAGTAGCGGCGAACCGGCCGACGATGACGAGGCTGTGGTGGCGCGGGTGGCTGCCCGGATGCGGAACCGGCCGCGGAAGCCCGTCAACCCGGTCACCGACGCCGACCCCGCCGATGTGCGGCGGCAGGTGCGCGCCGATGCCACGGCTGCCATGGCCCTGTGGTTTGGGCTGGCTGGCCTTGATGTGGGCTTCGCGGCAGCTGTGGACCATGCCAGCACGCCGTGCGAGTGCTGCCCGGACGATGTTGGCCTGGCGTCAATGCCGTACGAAGTGTTCCGCGCCGCGGATGTGCGTTTGGTCGGTGACGCCCGCCGGGTGCTGGACGATGCCGTCATTCGCGGCGCCGCTGTGGTGCTGCCGACGTGCTGTGCCCGTGACCGCCCGCAGGTCGAGTTGCTAGTGTGGCGCATCATCAACCGGCTGCGCGACCTGCTGACCGACCACCAGCGCGAAGACCTGCGGGTGCGGTGCACAGGCGGCGATGACGACTTTGAGTTACGTTGTCTGCGTGCGGGTTACGTGCTAGCAATTGCACAGATCACCGACGCTGACGACATGGCATCGGCTGCCCATGACCTGACCGTGCGCGAGTGCCGCGAACAGCCGTTCGGCGGTCTGACGCCCCGCGGCGTCTGGTGCGTGGCCGCTCCTGCGGTAGCGCGCATGGCCTCCGACCTTGCACCCGATGCCCTAGTGGCGTTGTTGCAGGCGGAGTTGGTGCGCCTCGATTCGCTGATGGTTTACCCCGATGCCGATGTGGGTGCGCGGTGATTCAGCGGCTGGCCGGTGTGTACCTCGATGCCTATGACGGCGCGTTTGTTGTGGAAGCGCTGGACCGCTTGGCGCAGTTGACGGCTGGGCCGACCCCGGCGCGCCTGGAGTCGGTGACGGCGAAGCTGCGCCGCGCTGTGCGCCACTCGGCCGAACCGCCAGCACAACCACCAGTGCCCGATTCGGTTGCTGAGCAGCAGCATTCGGCGCAACCGCCAGAAACAACCGCCAGTGTGCGTGCACTGCAACGTGATTCGGTGCACGCTGGTCCGCATGTCACCGGCACCATGGGCACCGGCCAGGCCGCACGCCTCCTCGGCATCTCAGCCAACGGGGTCCGCGACCTTGCCCGCCGCGGCCGCCTACCGGCCAGCCGCACCGGCACCCGCTGGCAGTTCGACGCCGCAGCCGTCACCGCTTTTAGCCAGCGGAGGGCCGCGGCGCAGGGCAGGTGAGCGTTGTGCCTAACCTGCGCACCATCCGCGGCGTGGAGTTGATGCGGGTCGGAACGTGGCAGACCGCAAGCCACCCCGATGGCTGGACGGTGACGGCCGACGATCTGGCCGCCGTCGTCGCCGCGCACGCCGCGGGTGTGCTGCCGCGGGCTCGGCTCAAAATCGGGCACAGCGACCCCCGTTTCGACGGCGGTCCCGCACTTGGCCGCGTCGATAACCTGCGCCTGGCCGATGCCGGTGCGACGTTGGTCGGCGACTTTGTGGACGTGCCAGCCGCCATCGCCGCGCTGCTGCCGCACAGCTATCCCTCGCGGTCGGTGGAGGCGTTGGTGGATTACACCGCACCCGATGGCACTGTGTGGCCGCTGGTGCTGACCGCGGTGGCGCTACTCGGTGCCACCGCGCCGGGTATCGAGACGCTGGCCGACATCACCGACTTGTACGGCGTCGCAGCAGCATCAGCGCGCCGCCTAGTGCTGGCCGCACCACCGCGCGGCGAGGCGACCAGCCAGCGTGCCCGCGCTGTCGCGGTGGCACGTGCCCGACGCACCCGCAGCACCCGAACCCTGGCCGTCTAACCCGGAAGGACACCCGCATGTCGACTACCCGCATCAACCCCTACTCGTATGCCCCCGGCGCGAACATCACCGGCGAAGCCACCGCCACCATCAGCGCCCGCAAGTTCGTCAAGATCAGCGGCAACCGCACCGCCGCAGGCAACCTCGCGGTAGCGCCAGCCGCAGCAGGGGACCGCGCGTTCGGAGTGGCCGCCCACGACGCCGCGACCGGTCAGTTGGTGCACGTGGCCCGCGGCGGCGTCGTCAAAGTCCTTGCCTCCGGGGCCATCGCCGCCGGTGCCGCCGTCCAGGTCGGCGCAGGGGGTGCAGCCTCAACCGCCGCGGCGGGCGTCGTGGTCGGGTTCGCCGTCACCGGGGCCGCCGACGGCGCCGTCGCCGAAGTGGCGTTCTACGCCTAACCGAAAGGAACCGAACCGCCATGACTTCACCGCTCATCCCCACCCTGTCCGGGCAGCAGTTGACCGTCGATGCCGCGCTCAAGCATCCGTCAATCATCCAGACCCGCATCGCCAAGCTGGCCGACAAGCAACTGCTGCTCGGCAAGTTCTTCCGCCAATTGGGAACGCAGGTGCAGGGCGGCGCGCTGCTCTACAGCACCATCACCGCCGCCGACTACTACGCCGCAGGTGGCATGGAGAAGCGCACACCGGGCGCGGAGTACGCCGTCATCGAAGGCGTGGCACCCGAGCCGCGGCTAGCACCCGTGGAGGACTGGGGCGCCAAGGCCATCCTGCCTGCCGAGGCGATCTTGCGGAATGACGCAAACCTGTTGGACAACACTGTAACTCAGCTCTCGAATACCCTTGCTCGTAAGTTGGATACCCGTGCGGTGGCCGCCCTCCAGGCCGCCAGCATCGGCAGCCTGGCACCCGCGGCCGGATGGGATGACCTGGTCATGGTGGGGCCGCTGGATGCCATCACCCCATCGGCAGACCGGCCAAGTGCCCACTGGGCCGAGGCGCAAGAGATGGCCGATTTGGAAGAGCTTGGTGTGCAACACGATTTGCTCATTGTGCACCCAGAGCAGGCCAAGCAGCTACGCGTCGCCTACGCCGAGAACCTGGACGCCGCACTGGAATCCGCGGGCTTCACCAACGGCATGTTCGCCAACCCCCGCATCCCCATCGGGCAAGCTTTCGTCCTCGAACAGGGCGCAGTGGGCACGGTCGGCTTCGAACTGCCGCTCACCGTGGACATCTGGGAAGAGAAGGGCACCCGGTCGTGGGTGCTGCAGGTCTACGCCGTGCCCGCCATGGCCGTCGACCGGCCCTACGCCGCCAAGAAAATCACCGGCCTCAGCTAGCCCAGAAGGGAAACGCACACCATGGCACTCACGCTTGACGACACCCAGACCGCGGCGCTACTCGACGCACTGGGCCTACCAGCCGACACCGACGACGCCAACCTGGTGGTGGACACCGCCAAGGACCTCGCCACCCAGGTCCAGGGCCTCGACACCGCCAAGGCCAGCGCCGTCGTCGCCGCAGCCGCACGGCACGGCATGGAGGTCATCGACAAGCCCACCGCCGACGCACTGCGCCGCGACGCCCAAGAAGGCAGACGGGTCATCGCCGCGGCAGCCAAGGCCAAAGTCGAGGCCGCCGTTGACCACGCCATCGACACCGGCCGCATCATGGCCAGCAGCAAGAAACACTGGATCACCCTGTGCGAAAACGACGAAACGATGCTGCCGCACCTGGCCTCCATCGCACCCGGCACCGCCGTCCCACTCAGCGAAGTCGGGCACAGCGCCGACGCAACGCCCGACCCCAACCCATCCGGCCAGTGGTTCTACTGACCACCTAGACCGCGCTGCCGGGTGGGTGCAACAGCCCGCACACACCCCGGCGCGGCGTGGGCAGGCGCCCCGGTTCCGACTCGTCCTTGGCTGCCGGGGCGCCGCCCACGACCCCCGAGACGGCGGCCCAGGCCCGCGGTGGGCGCCCAGACAGCCAGCAGCCAGCGGGCCGCGGCCAGCCCTCGGCTCGGCGGCACACCGATGCCACCCACCCCCGAAAATCTTCGGCTCCCCCCTCGGGGTGGCTCCCACGGGGTAGCCATGGATTTTTTGCGCGGCTCGAAAAAGATCGGGCTCGAAGCGCAACGAGTGCCGTCTGATGGCGGATGTAGCGTTTGGGCTGTGATGTGACGAATCCCCGATTCGGGGGCGAAGTGGAGCACCGTGACTGTCCCGAGAAACCGATTTGACGAGACCTGGCATCGGCTACGCGATTGGACAGGTGGCCAATCCAAGTCCGAGATGCTGGCGTGGCAGGTGATTGGGGCTGAGGGCTACACCCGTATTGACCCGGCACATACACACGGAGGCCCTGACGGTGGTGGGGACGCCATGTGTGAGCGGGATGGCGAGACGTGGGTGATGGCGGCCTATTTCCCGTTAGGTCAGAAGACGCCGGCCACGATCAAGAAGAAGCTGTTGCAAGACATGAAGGGCGCGAAAGCCAAGGGCGGGGTGGGCATCGCGTTCGTCACCAATCAGGAGATCACCCTGGCGGAGCGCGAGCAATGGGAGCAATTGGACCCTGACCTCAAGGTCCACCTGTTCCATCTGTTGAAGGTCACCCAAATCCTCAACGAACCTCAGTACGCCCGGACCCGCGAGGAGTTTCTCGATATCGTCGCCGGCCCCCCGCCGATGCTAATCAAGGCGTCCATACTTGGGCCTGCTCATGCATTCACTGATGACAGGGTTGTACTCGAAACCTTCGTGAAGATGTATGAGCAGCGGATTCGAAAACGGTCCGATAAGGGGCATGCGCGCGTTCGCGCCGAACGCGAAGCGAAGGAACGCGCCGAACGCGAAAGACGAGAGCGCGCGGCCGCGGCCGCGGCGCGCGAGGCGGCGGAGGAGGCGCAGCAGGAAAGGCTGCGGGAACTCGGGCCAAAGAGGCCGTGGGATCTAGCTGGTACCCCCATCCCACGGATGACCGACATGCTCGGTCAACGTCCGTATTACAACCTTGGTCAGGTTCAAGGCCGTGACTCTCTGATGGACGACGCCAAACGGGAGGAACTGCTGTACAAGACGCTGGGGATCAATCCGCCGACGCCGCCACAGCCGCTGGACGAGGCGCAGATCACGGAAAGGGTAGCCGCATACCGGGCAGGCCTAGAAGCGCGCTGGCCCGCGTGCCGGGACTACCTCGCTGGTGTCGCGTGGCCGGGCCTGCGGTTTCGGATCAAGAACGAGGCAAGAAGTTTCCTCAACGATGTACAGGTCATCCTGACCTTCCACGGGGCACGGGGTGTCAACTTCGAGGATCTCGAAGGCTTTCGAATTCGACAAGGTTCCGGACCCGAGTTGGCAGCGTCCGGTGGACCCGCTGTTCTATACCGCACTGCCGGCTATGCCCCGGCTGGCCCCGCCGTCGGACTACCCAATCGAATGGCGGCACAACGACGACGGGGACCTCGAAGTGACGGTCACGTTGCCGCAGCTAAGGCCGCATCCAGAGTGGCGAAGTGACGAGTACGGAGACGACATAGTGGTTGTTGTGGACCCCGGTCTCGAGGCCGACGAGATAGCAGTCACATACACGGCCACCGCCCATAGCTACGGCGACGTGTTTGAAGGCGAGCAAATTGCTCTGCCCGTCGAGAAGGAACCCATGCTTGACGTGCTGCGTCGGGTGATTGCCGCGACCAGGGATGATGACTCCTGATAGTGAGGTGGGCGGCGCCGCGTTTGTATGCGTGAAATGTACTTCGCGCCGCTAGTGCCATCATCGGCTCAAGACCTTCGGTGGCTGGCGCGACGAGCAGCTGATCGATGGCACCGTGGTGTGGACCTCTCCGACCGGGCGCACCTACCGCACCGTCCCGGCGGGCACCGACCTCTTTCCGCAGTTGCGCTCGCCGGCTTGCGCGG from Mycobacterium kubicae includes these protein-coding regions:
- a CDS encoding DNA primase family protein, encoding MAYLLAAAYENKLLHVHGIGWHQWDGRRWAADDTGAAHRAVLDVLRRALAESLGDRELRADVRKCESAAGLAGVLEIAAALTVFAATVRDLDADPYLLNTANGTLDLRTQELRPHNPADRITKVCRGAYHPEAAQPAVWEAFLARVLPDGAVRGFVQRLAGLALLGEVREHILPIFTGTGRNGKGTLYKALLYALDDYGHVAEPDLFMHREGAHPTGQMDLLGRRLIVVSESDRDRRLAEATMKRLTGGDPVTARHMRRNFVTFTPSHLPILVTNHLPKVSGDDPAVWARIRVVPFAVCIPSHDQDTELDTKLHCEADGILSWAVAGLADYLAWGLDEPEQVRTATDDYQSESDAARRFIAEECVTTSPALKATTAQLHEAFERWRVRDGAEAMSQRAFGSALDRLGYQAGRPTNGKRWRTGIAVKVSDDEGE
- a CDS encoding major capsid protein; protein product: MTSPLIPTLSGQQLTVDAALKHPSIIQTRIAKLADKQLLLGKFFRQLGTQVQGGALLYSTITAADYYAAGGMEKRTPGAEYAVIEGVAPEPRLAPVEDWGAKAILPAEAILRNDANLLDNTVTQLSNTLARKLDTRAVAALQAASIGSLAPAAGWDDLVMVGPLDAITPSADRPSAHWAEAQEMADLEELGVQHDLLIVHPEQAKQLRVAYAENLDAALESAGFTNGMFANPRIPIGQAFVLEQGAVGTVGFELPLTVDIWEEKGTRSWVLQVYAVPAMAVDRPYAAKKITGLS
- a CDS encoding phage protease; its protein translation is MALTLDDTQTAALLDALGLPADTDDANLVVDTAKDLATQVQGLDTAKASAVVAAAARHGMEVIDKPTADALRRDAQEGRRVIAAAAKAKVEAAVDHAIDTGRIMASSKKHWITLCENDETMLPHLASIAPGTAVPLSEVGHSADATPDPNPSGQWFY
- a CDS encoding recombinase family protein, which gives rise to MTRQLEDCTALAERLGWNVVARFDDNDLSAYNGKTRPQFEALLDAMKRGEIDSLICWHPDRLYRRLADLVRLLDVAAGVEIRTVNGGDMDLSNATGRMLATIIGSVSTQESEHKGERQRAAAKQLAASGAPKWRRAFGYIGDTYQPDPAVAPLVREAYAAVLAGASLGDVCRMWNDAGALTQRWVKPKNADGQTIRDAQPVVERRKWTQPQVSNFLRKPRNAGLRDHNGVVVGKGTWPALVDEDTWRAVQGVLEAPGRAPGRKTVRRHLLTGVLQCGKDGCGGYLSGMQTLDKRITYACKTCRGVSVRAEHVEPLVYGVVAGRLAQPDAVDLLKAELHDTTEAERLRGERATLLARLDDIAIERADGLIDGKGYRAMTDRINEQLAGIERRQHDQERLRVFDGLPLGTPEVAERVRALSADRLRAVIDVLVEFEVAPVGKGGKVFNPERVKVNWK
- a CDS encoding helix-turn-helix domain-containing protein, which translates into the protein MIQRLAGVYLDAYDGAFVVEALDRLAQLTAGPTPARLESVTAKLRRAVRHSAEPPAQPPVPDSVAEQQHSAQPPETTASVRALQRDSVHAGPHVTGTMGTGQAARLLGISANGVRDLARRGRLPASRTGTRWQFDAAAVTAFSQRRAAAQGR
- a CDS encoding capsid cement protein, producing MSTTRINPYSYAPGANITGEATATISARKFVKISGNRTAAGNLAVAPAAAGDRAFGVAAHDAATGQLVHVARGGVVKVLASGAIAAGAAVQVGAGGAASTAAAGVVVGFAVTGAADGAVAEVAFYA
- a CDS encoding HNH endonuclease signature motif containing protein, with amino-acid sequence MATVGPETLVAAVASTYRQESVLVAQRMAAIAGLLRYRSDATERAAERGDYARIGAFEHTAAEVAAVMNLSPVAASYVVSDAEALDTRLPKIRALLAQGRTDWRTVRLIISRTDLLTDEKVMAAVDESLVAQIASWRGWSKRRILNAVDATVRMLDPDAAQERRETADQDRHIGITAADDGMAEVYGRVAAAAATAFDRRLSQLATLVCGADPRTLDQRRADALAALAEGRALPCACGQSNCPAKASDTAEAAGVRVVINVVATDETLLGDSERPGYLEGYGIIDAEQVRQLAATASLHAVDSLTSAAEALRYQPSAALERAVRCRDLTCRFPGCGRPAVICDLDHTVPFNHQDPTAGGRTVFENLKCLCRLHHLISVVHFKDAPSYRHLHPYQPGPFRPTPRRDQATRGLHRTGRTPRLERGGPLRRQRPIRL
- a CDS encoding integrase catalytic domain-containing protein, which gives rise to MRLTLAQRRAITEAAATRYQLASKGAKSRILDELSANTGWHRNHARKALAAALRPRIVAPRSPRPVKYGPEVIAALTVCWRVLGMPAGKRLAPMLSELVAVLRHFGELTLDEGTAELLVSMSAATIDRRLADQRAKYQRGRCGTKPGSLLKSQIPVRTWADWDDARPGFVEIDLVWHDGGNRGGGHAFTLTVTDIATGWTENRSVPDKTAKCVLAALNDITHKMPFPILGVDSDNGSEFINDHLLGWCQGRQITFTRARPGNKNDGCHVEQKNWAVVRTVVGYHRYDTAAELLLLNEIWQLHSRLTNYFYPQQKLISKVRKGAKVSKKHDRATTPFHRTIDHPTTTVQRIVALTRTYSLINPAATQRQVQALTAQLFTLTTSKAAPGAQPPINKRARLREATNPPSRAS